The genomic DNA TAGACTTCAGTGGAGCCTTCTGGTGTAAATAGGGTTGTAAAAGGGGTCACTATAAAAAAAGCGACCAATGAAATAATTGCCGCTTGCATGGCATCTACTTTAAATTGTTTTGCCAGACTATATCCAATACCCCCAACCGCTAAAATCGTCATAATATCAAAACTTGCCGTGGCAGGCATATTCAACATCGTTGCCCAGTTATCTCCGAGAAAATGGCTCATCGTTTCATTCCAATTTGGAATTGGAAAATTAGTCAAAACTAAAAAGAGCGATCCTACAATCAGTAAGGGTGTTGATAGCAAAAAACCATCACGAATCGCAATCAAATACTTATTTTCACCGATTGTTTTCGCCATTGGTGTTAACACACGTTCTAACCAATCCAAAAATTTTTGCATGTTTCTTCCTCCCATCCAGCTGCTTTATTTTTGTTTGAGGACACAATTTTTCGATTGAAATCCCATTTTATTAAGCTACTTTGGCGCTTTTGATTTTTTGATCAAGCCCAAGACATCTTTCAACGCTTTTTCCCCGTCCATCATGCCATATGTTTCTGGAGCAATCGTGCCAACAGGTATCCCCATTGGGTCAAACGTTTCTTTCATTTTACTCGCTAAATGACGGACTTGAGGCCCTAATAAAATAGCCACAGGTTTTTCTTGTGCGACTTTTTCTTCCGCATGGATCGCAGGAAAAGCGGCAATTTCTAATGGCATTTTGTGTTTTTTGACGACCTCCATCATTTTATTGACCATAATACTTGTTGACATTCCTGCTTCACAAAACAAATAAATTTTTTTAGTTGTCATATTTATTCCTCCATTTTATTCTTGTTAACCGTTTATCCGATTCGCTGTTAAATTGGTGCTTTGATACGTGCTTCATAGGCATCAAGCCATGCTTGTGTGATTGGTGTGATCACTGTCGTCTGATCTGGACCAGGATTGGCCATAAAAATTGCTGGTTCTTGAGCCATCGTTGCGACACTAAATGTAAATTCAACGTTCGTAGCTACCCCCCATTCGCCATATTTATCTAATGCTACTAACGAGAACGCCCCCGCTTTGCCATAACGTTTGCGCAATCGCTCATCAAATCCATAAACGGCTCGATCACAAGCCGCTTGTGGCGTAAATCCATTCCCCATCAATCGAACGATTTCATAAGAGAGGCAGCCCTTCATAAGATCCTCCCCTAAGCCTGTAGCTGTCGCACCGCCAATCGTACTATCCACATAAAATCCCGAACCAGATAATGGCGAATCTCCTACACGTCCATGTTTTTTCATAAACAAACCGGAACTGGATGTTCCTACTGCCATCTGTTGTTGCGTATCGAGCGCGACAACCCCGACCGTATCATGGCCATCGTAAGGATCTAAATTCAACGTAGCGATTTCTTTTACTCGTTGTTCCCAGATTTTTTTTGCACGTGCTGTTAACATATTTTTTCGTTCAAAACCAGATAGCATTGCATATTCTGTTGCTCCCTGTCCTACTCGAAAACTATTGAATTTTTCATCACTTAATTGCCGAGCAACAGAAATCGGATTGGCTACATCAGTAATCCCTGCAACTGCACCAATCTTAAATGTTTCTCCATCCATAAAAGCAGCATCCATTTCTACGATTCCTTTTTCATTTGGTAACCCACCATAACCAACGGATTTATAAAATGGATAATCTTCTACCACTTTGATCGCCGTTTCCACAGCATCTTTACATGAAAACTGTGCTTCTAATTGTTGTTTAGCCGCCAAGACACCTTCATGTGCCATGCGCCAAGTTGCAATCATTCCCCACATTTCTTTCCCTCCATCACCTAACATTTGTAGCGCTTTCAAGTATATTCTATATGGTATATACTATTATGTCTATACTAAAAAACGAGTTTCTTTTTAAAACTCATCGTTTTATTAGAAACTCGTTTTACGTGAAATTTATTTTTCAATTGTTCGTTCTATCTGAATGTTTTATTCTGTTAATGCTTGGAGGCTGCGCATGTAGATTTCTAAATTTGTTCGCAAATCTGCGGAATCCATGTATTCGTTCGCCGTATGCGCAATCCCTTTTTGCCCTGGAAATGAAGGACCAAATGCTAAGATATTCGGCATTTTACGCGCATACGTGGCGCCTGTTGTTGTCACTGGTTTAGGATCATTACCGGTGACTTGATGATAGATCATTGACAGTGTATCGATTTTTTTTTGCTCTTCTGTCCGACAAAATCCAGGAATACTACGAACCACTTCTAAATCAACACCTAGAGGCAATTGGTTTTTCAAACGTGACACGACTTGTTTTTCTGATACGGTCACCGGGTAACGTAAGGCAATTTCTAATAGCAAGCCTTCTGGAGACTTTTGTAGCACAACAGGTGTCAAAATCAACTTGCCTGAATCTTCGTCTTCAAACGCTAAATCGATCCCTTCTCCAAAATGTTTTTGATGAAAGCTTTGACAAATCCAGCGAAAATAACCCTGTGCAATTGGCGTGATCATTCGTTCTTCAGCTAGTTTTGACACCAAGATCGTGATAGCATTTTCTCCTAACTCAGGCGCGTTACTTGGTGCTCGTTTACCACTGGCACTTATTTCTTTTTTGGCAATTCTCACGTGCAGTTGGTCTGGAACATGATCACGGAACTGGCCCCCTTCGAATCGACTGATTTGTTGATGTTCCTCTTCGGGTAAAGTAAAGTGGAGTACCACATTTACGATCCCACGTTCGCCATAGACCACAGGATATTTACAATCGGGCGTGAACCCGAATAACGGAGGGCTTTCCTCGGCTAAGTAATGAGAAATATCTGACATGCCACTTTCTTCATCCGTTCCAAAGATGATCCGAAGATTCTTTTTTGGCTGGTGTCCTAGGTCTTTTAATAGTTTCATGCCATACAGACAACACATGATAGGCCCTTTGTTGTCTAATATTCCTCGACCATAAAAACGACCCTTTTTCTCACTGAGATCAAACGGCGGAAACTCCCATCCTTGACCAGCAGGAACCACGTCAAGATGTCCCAGGACCCAGATATAATCACTTCCATCATTCCCCCACTGGGCATAGCCGATCGCATCATCGATTACTTTTGTTTGGAACCCATACCCGGCACTTTTGTCCATGACCAAAGAAAGAACCGAGCGTGCTTCTTTACCAAAGGGAGCTCCTGGTCCAGGTACTGACTTAACACTAGGAACTTGCATGACTTGTTTGAGTAAATCCAGAAAATCTAGCCAATTCTCTTCGATTGCTGTGTTGATTTGATCCATTTTTCACCTCTTATTTTTGACGTATCAATGTATTTTTAAACGTATATTGATCTGCACGATAAAAAGACGTGTCGAACAATATCGGTTTAGCAGAAGGGGAATAAGTCATCGAATGGACGAGAAGCATTGGATCATCTTCTGATACATGCAATAACTTGGCAATATCTGGGGGACTTATGACTGCTTCGACTTCTTGATGCGCGTAGCCAATCTCAATGTTCTCTTCAATTATTTCATATAATGAAGATGCCAGCTGAG from Enterococcus mundtii includes the following:
- a CDS encoding PTS sugar transporter subunit IIB yields the protein MTTKKIYLFCEAGMSTSIMVNKMMEVVKKHKMPLEIAAFPAIHAEEKVAQEKPVAILLGPQVRHLASKMKETFDPMGIPVGTIAPETYGMMDGEKALKDVLGLIKKSKAPK
- a CDS encoding N(4)-(beta-N-acetylglucosaminyl)-L-asparaginase — protein: MWGMIATWRMAHEGVLAAKQQLEAQFSCKDAVETAIKVVEDYPFYKSVGYGGLPNEKGIVEMDAAFMDGETFKIGAVAGITDVANPISVARQLSDEKFNSFRVGQGATEYAMLSGFERKNMLTARAKKIWEQRVKEIATLNLDPYDGHDTVGVVALDTQQQMAVGTSSSGLFMKKHGRVGDSPLSGSGFYVDSTIGGATATGLGEDLMKGCLSYEIVRLMGNGFTPQAACDRAVYGFDERLRKRYGKAGAFSLVALDKYGEWGVATNVEFTFSVATMAQEPAIFMANPGPDQTTVITPITQAWLDAYEARIKAPI
- a CDS encoding Sapep family Mn(2+)-dependent dipeptidase, encoding MDQINTAIEENWLDFLDLLKQVMQVPSVKSVPGPGAPFGKEARSVLSLVMDKSAGYGFQTKVIDDAIGYAQWGNDGSDYIWVLGHLDVVPAGQGWEFPPFDLSEKKGRFYGRGILDNKGPIMCCLYGMKLLKDLGHQPKKNLRIIFGTDEESGMSDISHYLAEESPPLFGFTPDCKYPVVYGERGIVNVVLHFTLPEEEHQQISRFEGGQFRDHVPDQLHVRIAKKEISASGKRAPSNAPELGENAITILVSKLAEERMITPIAQGYFRWICQSFHQKHFGEGIDLAFEDEDSGKLILTPVVLQKSPEGLLLEIALRYPVTVSEKQVVSRLKNQLPLGVDLEVVRSIPGFCRTEEQKKIDTLSMIYHQVTGNDPKPVTTTGATYARKMPNILAFGPSFPGQKGIAHTANEYMDSADLRTNLEIYMRSLQALTE